The genomic window GAAGTCTAATCAGCGAAAATCCTAAAAAATCAGCGTCATCAGCGTTCCCTAAAAAGTATTAATGTATAGAAAAGTATTATATGCATCGTCTCTTCCGGCAACCATCAGGCATTGATCGATTACAGTAAAAAAGGAAAAGTCGCCCAACTCGCCATCCCCACCAACGAGCATTACCTCCCCTTACTCTACACCCTCGCGCTACAAGATAAAAAAGACCAACTCAGCTTCTTCAATGAAAAGACCGTGATGGGATCAGTTTCCATGCGGTCGGTGTTGTTGACCAGTTAATACTTTTTAAATTGGTTTTCGTTGTCAATCTATCCTAGCCTCAACAAAAGACACCTTCCCTGTTCTACTCTTGCCCGGCCCCACATCCCTTCCAACCTCCTCCCTCTCCATCCGTACATTCGCACCCTCCGTAACCATCCGTAATCCTGTCTGCCGTCATGTTTCGTATATTCGTGAACTTTCGTATTTCGTATATTCGTGAACTTTCGTATTTTCGTATTTCGTAATTTCGTACCCGATTCGTATTTCGTAACCCCCTATGCCAAAACCAACACCAGCTTTCAGGAAATATATAAAGTACATTTGGATCCTCCTCTTTGCTCCGGTCCTCTTTGTCTTCCTGATGGTTGGACTTACTGCCTGGGGTGTTTTTGGAGAGCTGCCTACTGTCGAAGAGCTTGAGAATCCTAAGAGTAGTCTGGCCAGTGAAGTGTATTCGGCCGATATGAAAACGCTGGGTAAATATTATTTTCAAAATCGTGTAAATATTCATTTTCAGGATCTTTCCCCCAATCTCGTCAATGCCCTGAAAGCGACCGAAGATGTGCGCTTTGAAGAGCATTCAGGAGTAGACATCAAGGGGCTCATGCGGGTATTTGTAAAAACCATCATTCTTCAACAGGATGCCGGAGGGGGAAGTACCATCACCCAGCAGTTGGCAAAAAATCTTTTTCCCCGCGAAAACATGAGCAAGTTGCAACTCATTATTCGTAAATTGAAGGAATGGATCATCGCCGTTAAACTGGAACGCAACTATACAAAGCAGGAGATCCTGGCGATGTATTTGAATACCGTTGAATTTGGAAATAATGCTTTTGGAATTAAATCTGCCGCTACCACTTATTTCGGAAAGCAACCGCTGGAAGTGAAAATAGAAGAAGCAGCTTTGCTGATCGGGTTATTGCAGGCACCTTCCCGCTACAATCCTGTACGTAATCCTGAAAGCGCCCACCTTTAGAAGAAATACCGTAATTGGTCAGCTGGCGAAGTATAATTTATCACTGTTGATTAAAAAGATTTCTTACTAAAATTACCAATTAAACTTTTAATTTCCGTCAGGAAGGTCATACGGAGGGATTAGCCCAATATTTCCGGGAGACCTTACGTCAGGATTTATTGGAGATGGTGCAAAGAGCATAAGAAAGCAGACGGTAAACCTTACAATCTCTTACCGCGACGGACCCGCATCTACACCACGATAGAT from Bacteroidota bacterium includes these protein-coding regions:
- a CDS encoding transglycosylase domain-containing protein → MPKPTPAFRKYIKYIWILLFAPVLFVFLMVGLTAWGVFGELPTVEELENPKSSLASEVYSADMKTLGKYYFQNRVNIHFQDLSPNLVNALKATEDVRFEEHSGVDIKGLMRVFVKTIILQQDAGGGSTITQQLAKNLFPRENMSKLQLIIRKLKEWIIAVKLERNYTKQEILAMYLNTVEFGNNAFGIKSAATTYFGKQPLEVKIEEAALLIGLLQAPSRYNPVRNPESAHL